The Aeromicrobium yanjiei DNA segment AGACGCGGTCGATCCGGCGCCCCTCCATCCGCTCGATCGTCAGGGCGACGTGCAGCGGCTCGGGATCGTCCTCGTCGTCGTCGGGGGTGCGGTCGATGTCGAGGACCACGACGTCGCCGCGGACGCCGATGCGTCCGAGCTTCTCGAGGATCAGACCTGCGATCGTCTCGTAGTCCTCGCCCTCGGGGAGCGCGATGCCGGTCTGCTCCTCGACCTCGTCGGGACGCAGCAGGCCCGACAGCGACCAGGTGCCGTCACGGCGGTGCCGGCTGCGGGAGGAGAGCCGGTCGTGCTCGTCGGCGATGTCACCCACGATCTCCTCGATGAGGTCCTCGAGGGTCACGACGCCGTCAGTGCCGCCGTACTCGTCGACGACGATCGCCATCTGCATGCCCTGCTCGCGCAGCACCGAGAGCAGGGGGTCCAGCTCGATGCTGTCCGGAACGGTCGTCGCCGGGACCAGGATGTCCACGAGGCGTACGTTGCGGCGGCGGTTCAGGTCGACGCCGACCGCGTCCTTGACGTGGACGATGCCCAGGATCTCGTCGGGTCCCTTGCCGATGACCGGGAACCGGGAGTGGCCGGTCTGCCGCGCCGCCTCGATGACGTCGTGCGCCGTGTCGCGCCCCTCCAGGAAGTGCACGCGGACGCGCGGGGTGCGGACGTCGGCGGCGGTGCGGTCGCCGAACGCGATGCTGCGGGCGACCAGGTCGGCCGTCTCGTCGTCGATCGCGCCCTCGATCGCGGAGCGGAGCACGAGCGAGCGGAGCTCGACCGGCGATCGGGCCGAACGCAGCTCCTCCTGCGGCTCGACGCCGAGGGCCCGCAGGATCGCGTTGGCCATGCCGTTGAGGAGCCGGATCGGCCACGCCATCGCCTTGGTGAACAGGCGTTGCGGCAGCTGGGTCATCGCGGCGGTGCGCTGCGGCAGGGCCAGGGCGAAGTTCTTGGGCACGAGCTCGCCGACGAGCATCGTCACGACGGTGCTGAGCACGAGCGCGATGCCGTACGAGACGCCCCGGAGCGCGCCGCCCTCCAGGCCCGCGGCCTCGAGGGGATCGCGCAGCAGGTTGCCGATCGCCGGCTCGGCCAGATAGCCGATCGCCAGGTTGGTGATCGTGATGCCGAGCTGTGCGCCGCTGAGCTGGGTCGACAGCGATCGCAGGGCGATCAAGGTGCCCTGCGCGCCCCGGTCACCTGCCTCGGCGTCGCGCTCGATCGTGGCACGGTCGACCGTGACGAAGGAGAACTCCGCGGCAACGAAGATGCCGCACGCGAGCATGAGGAGCAGGGACGTGGCCAGGAGAAGCCATTCGGTCATCGATGGGCTCCGGGAGGGACGGATTCGGTCACGGTGGGGCCAACTGTACCCTTGGGAAGCATTTTCGATCGAGCGGGAGCAAGTCGTGCCGAAGTACCAGTACCAGTGCAAGGACTGCGGAGAAGCGCTGGAGGTCCAGCAGAGCTTCACCGACGATGCGCTGACCGTCTGCCCCACCTGTGGGGGCGATCTGCGCAAGGTGTTCAACGCCGTGGGTGTCGTGTTCAAGGGCTCGGGTTTCTACAAGACCGACAGCCGTTCGGGCTCCACGTCGTCCAGCTCGTCGGGCTCGTCGGGCTCGTCCTCGTCCTCGGGCGACAGCTCGTCGTCCGCAGCGTCGACGTCCTCGAGCGACAGCAAGCCGGCCGCGTCCACCCCGGCCTCCACATCGGGCAGCGACTCCGCCGCCTGACGTCCGCTCCGCGGGCCTGACCTGTGGACGACGGGCGGCACCGTCCGGCCGGACCTGCCTAGAGTCCGGTCATGGACCGGATCCAGGAGCTCGTGCTCGAGCACCGTCGTCTGC contains these protein-coding regions:
- a CDS encoding hemolysin family protein, which produces MTEWLLLATSLLLMLACGIFVAAEFSFVTVDRATIERDAEAGDRGAQGTLIALRSLSTQLSGAQLGITITNLAIGYLAEPAIGNLLRDPLEAAGLEGGALRGVSYGIALVLSTVVTMLVGELVPKNFALALPQRTAAMTQLPQRLFTKAMAWPIRLLNGMANAILRALGVEPQEELRSARSPVELRSLVLRSAIEGAIDDETADLVARSIAFGDRTAADVRTPRVRVHFLEGRDTAHDVIEAARQTGHSRFPVIGKGPDEILGIVHVKDAVGVDLNRRRNVRLVDILVPATTVPDSIELDPLLSVLREQGMQMAIVVDEYGGTDGVVTLEDLIEEIVGDIADEHDRLSSRSRHRRDGTWSLSGLLRPDEVEEQTGIALPEGEDYETIAGLILEKLGRIGVRGDVVVLDIDRTPDDDEDDPEPLHVALTIERMEGRRIDRVSLTVIDDEPADATTTGATS
- a CDS encoding FmdB family zinc ribbon protein produces the protein MPKYQYQCKDCGEALEVQQSFTDDALTVCPTCGGDLRKVFNAVGVVFKGSGFYKTDSRSGSTSSSSSGSSGSSSSSGDSSSSAASTSSSDSKPAASTPASTSGSDSAA